From the genome of Vitis riparia cultivar Riparia Gloire de Montpellier isolate 1030 chromosome 2, EGFV_Vit.rip_1.0, whole genome shotgun sequence:
TTTGTTAATAAGGCACTGATGAATTGGGTGCTAGAAACCCATCCAACTGGATTCATAACCAAATTGACAAAAGGTTGGCCGCTGCTGCAGCGGTTTTTGTTAAACAGAAGGCTCTGTATCTGCGCCAACAGTTTGGTCCTATTTATTGTATCCTTGAGTCATCACGCTTGGGTAATAAGGTGTTTGTTTTGAGGCAAAAAGGATGAGAAGAAGACAAGTTTTATAGTGAAAATATGTAGTATTCACTATTCCACGGCAAGCCCAGATGGCAGATAGCATCGCATGGGTCTGTATGGTAGAGTGGTTGGGTGGAGGGTGGTGGGTGTGGGGAAGAGGGGCGAGATGCGTTTAATTTTGGCGTGTCAGGCTTTTGAAACCGAGATGTGACCTCATAATGCATGTATAAAGGGCatcaatgaaataaataataggtAAGATGGAGGGAGAGAGGATAAGGATGAGCATCATTGGCCTCGCAATAATGAAATTCCAGATAAAGCTCTGGGAAATGAGTCGAAGTCAGACAAATCCAGAGAGAGAAACCCACGTGGAAGCGTAGTAGCACTAGCAcactggaaaaaaaataaaacaactgcCCTGCACCGCCGTTGGAAAGCTAAAGATGGTGTTAGAAAACAAACCATCTGCCCACtcatctatttatattttttttaagtatttgagTAGAAAGAGAGCGTAGCCTCCACCACCAGTTGCAGACCAAGACGGAAGACCTGTTAGATTTTGTTTCCTTCAGAGTTTGAAGCGTGGTTCTCCCCTCATTTGGAGTTGAAGGCACATTCCCATAACTTGAAATTGAAGCAGAGAAGTGTAGTGGGTGATAGAAGGGATGATATTGGTGGCGGTAGTAGCAGAGCTCATGGAGGAGTACACAGCGCTGTTGGCAAGGGTGCTGGAGCATATCTTCCACGATGCCCCTTTCCCCAGGAGAATTCGTTTTCTCATCCTCCGCAGTCTCCCCTTCGCTTCCCCCTCCTCTCTCCACTTCATTAGGGCCCCTGCTGCTTGATCCCCTCTCGTTTATTTCATTGTTCACTTCTCTATGTACATCAGAGTTGATTCTCTTTGTTTCTCCCTTTCCTTTTCccggctctctctctctctccctttgaGAACTGAAACATGTTTGTAATAGCAACCTCTCTATCTGTTTAATCTgcagtttttttctttaactgattaaacctctctctctccctttcaGCTCTCCCTTTGAGAACTGAAACATGTTTGTAATATCAACCTCTCTATCTGTTTAAtctgcaatttttttttgtaactgaTTAAACCCTGTTTAAAGGGATGATTATCTATCAGTGGGCATATCCTTCCACCCCTTTTAACAAAGAATGACAGACCAGAGGGGAAAGCTCCAGAGAGCCCAGTTCAATGttagtggagaaaaagtagaagctgatgatacttgttgaaaaccCTGAccatatttcattaattaataatgGGTGACCTCTTTTTCTTCATTCAGCATTCACCATAACAGGCTTATAGGAATCAGGAATGATTCAATTCATGAGGGTGGGTTGGTTATGGCCTATGGATGGTTCAATGTGTATGTATGTAGTCATTCATCCATAGCCATCTCCATTCTCCAACAGCAGCTCCAGCTCTTGGCTTTTCTAGGTCATTGTGCAACTTCATTGTAGTTGTGGGTTTAATTTGAGTTTGAAAACAACTACAAGATTACAATGTTTACCCAATAGTGGGTGCATCACATCAATTCCCAATCAATATTCATCTCAAATTAAGGTATCATTATTGCTATCAatcattaatttattgaaaatttatgatgAGGTGGCTTTAAATGCACCGTAATTATTACCCATATGTCAATGATGTGTTAATTTATGGGCGTTCTGGACCCTTCGATTGAGAAGGAAGATTACCATGGAATAAGTCAAGAAGTGTACGAGAGAAGTCCCATCGTGTTTGATAAGGTACCTAATTCTGCATCAGTCAACAAAGGAATTGGCCGAGTGTAAGCTAAGCGTATGAGTTGCTGAGTTAGTTTATGTACAGTTAGCAATTAATTACTTACTCTCTTTAATGCATTGATTAGTTGCATTTCACAATTTACAACTTCTCTCTCTAAAGACTTTCTGTGTTCGAGGGAATGGTGTTTAATTTAAACCTGTGACTTAAATTAATCCATATATGTAATTCTTAGAGAAAAAAGtgtattaaatttaaatgaagtgattaatataattataattaaattaataaataaattagaagtacatttataattaaagataatttaattaGAACTCAAAAACATCTCGTAAGtagtaaattattttgtttgatttatcataaatatatatttttttcttttagggtATGTCTATTAAAGAAAGAcaaaaatgttggaaaaaaaaatcattttttcttatattagggaaaataagatataaaaaaatgaggaagaaaaaatattagaaatttttttaaatatttttcccCGCAGATTTCTcaaaaagaaattagagaagTTTGCCAAAAGTGCATTTACATTAGGGAAAACATTTTCCTTCTTATTAGCCAAAATATAATATGGGCATATATATATGGGATATGTAGAATCAGggaaattgagagaaaaaaaaattgtctattcttccaaaaaatatagGAGAAAAAATCAATGAGAGATTGGACAACTAGCAAGAACCATTGCCAAATATCTTCAAAGTGacttttactaattttttcaaaaagtcaTTAATAGTTTGTTCCTCCCATTTAACAAGTAGATTTGATCCCCAAAAGATGAAACATAAATCATGGATTGTAAATATCATGTAATAAGATTTGATCTTGGTGATTTTTTTGGAGATTGGATGCAATTACTAATTCATGATCTGACATATACAGAATAAAAACTTCATTCTCGATTCTACgagaatttttatgaaagtcTTTGATCCAATGgtaaaaaaatgtttcctaatGAATATTTCATCATCCTAAGCCAAATTTGAATTGGGATATTTTCCAATGGTAAGAAATGTTTTATAATGACTAATTGGTTTTCTAATTGCTATTTTAGCCTAAATCTCCTATGAATACCTCATTTTCATTCCATTTCATCAACATGAAATTCttaaatgatatcaaaatatgGCTCATTTCTAAATTCACAATCTCAAAGATGAAAATAAGGGTTTATGTATACATCAAAACAACTAACATCTTCAAGtttaaatatagaaaacttGAGGTTTGTTCTTCGAATAATGAATTTAGAAGTTTATTCTAATAAACGAGTTAGTTAATGTTATCAAGGAAAGTCTCAAACATGTAAAGGGTATATAGTGACATAATTAATGAACGATGAGATGATAACCTAGCATTTTATTATCCACTTCATGCAACTAATAATTCTATTCATTGTTGAGTTGTTAACCATTGTCAATTTGATATCTTGGGAGTTTTGAATAATGTTAACTTTATCCTAATTATATTGTAATTTTGTAATATATTATTCCAATCCCAGATTTTAATACAAAGAGAGAGTTCGTGATCCCAAATATAATTGATATTATACATGTCATGTTTTCCATATTACATTTCCACTATGAAAGCCTTGGTTAAATTAGAAATGAGGTAgatttgataatataatattgcaaacttataaattttaagttccTTTGTCATCATATTTGCAACTTTATTAAATGTTTGATGTTACCATATTGAATATATAGCTCAATTGAAATATGTAGAAAAGATTTAATGATCGAGCTataattgctttcaaattaaaaataattatggatGAGTATTTCTTATGAATAACAAAGTAGTAGAATGATAATATCAAAATACTTTGATTATTATCCATATattaatgtatttatttatattatttatttgtttgtcgGTAAAAGATGGTTCATGTATGAGAATAGAGCCCTTACCTTAAGGAAGTTGGTCATTAGAATTCCGCCACAAATTGCATCATTTTCATATTGTGAAAAGAATTGGAGCACATTTGCTCTAATTCACACAAAACAATAGCATTGTACATATATATGTAAGGAGTACCGAAGGAAAGAAGATTTTGCATGCACCACATGAATCTATGTGCCTATGTCACATTGTTGCAATGGGATACATTAGATTGCTAGGGGCACATGTTGCTATGTATACTTGATGGTTCTTTGGTTGCATGACTCCATGTGTTTTATGTTATTATATATGCATTTTATATCAATACGTATACCTTAGTGTTAATTAAGTTGGAAGTCATGTGCTTTGCATGCATGAGATACTAACTTGTCAATAATGTCAAATGAATATCGAGAGAGTATGCCTATCACTTCTAAGAGAAATGATATTTGTCGAATAAGGTGTTACTCCTTCTTTCATTACATAAAGGATAAGGGAAGCCATTCCATATTTTAGTTCACGAAGGCGATTCCTTAGAGCTTTTTTAAACCCATTTCATCTCCTTATGTGGGTAGTTTTGACTTGAAATTTCTTGCTTATCAACTTACCTTCCCTTGTCTTAGGGTTAACATATTGATTTGACCTCTTGTGAGTTAATATTTGAccaatttttatatacattccTTGAAAATATCCTACTTAGAGTGACATCTTAATTTGTTAGATTTGTTCTAATCGAGAAATGGCTCAAAGCATGTTACTTAACTTTGGCACATTTTGATAATGACTTTAACCTATACTTTAATGTTATCAAGTTCTTTGAATATATTAATGATCTTGATTTAATAGATATGGTTGGAGGCTCCTCAAGGTAATAGATTATTGTTAGCCCCTTGACTTGGAGTATATGACACAAATACCTCATGAGTGGACACTTTGGCTCTATGAGTTACCTGTAATTGAGGCAAGGTGGCATAAGAGCGCAATGTCATATGCAATGAGGCAACAACAAGGTCAACTCAGCCATAATAGTAACAAAATGGATGCATGAGCGAGTTACCTTGACACGTACATGACTTAGATATGATGGGAACACATGAGCATGGTGGGTTATATGCTCAAGAAACTTGCAACGGGGTGCTTAGAGATGCTACAACAAGCTAGTAAAACATGTTGTAAGGAGTGTGGACTAAGAGAGGGCTTGTCACATACACTAGTTATATAGAAAGCATGCAGTAAGTTGCCTAAAGATGCTTCAATAAGCTAGTGAAGCATGTTACAAGGTGCGTGGACTTAAAGAAGGCTTAGCGCGTAACACCAATTACATAAAGAACTTGTAACAAGTTATCTAGAGATgtttaaggatgaaaattttgataaatatcgATGATATATGTTTATCGGGAGGTGTGGAAATGATATCGAGGGGTGATAATACGATAAATAGCcgattttatttcatttaatcaTCGTGGATTGCGTTTTTTCGCAGATTTTTTTTCGGAAAAATTGCCTAAAATCCCCCACAGCCCGCTTTGCACGCTTCACGTTGTTGTGGGCCCAGGTCACGTCATCTAGCCCAATTGCTTTAATCGGCCGCCCAGCTGCATCAATCGGCTCCAGGTCACATCATCTGACCAGCTGCCCAACACGCATGCATCAAGCGCTGCTATTaggaaaactaaattttaaaaagtaatggTTGAAGTGGTTGAACCAAGACGTCACCTTAGAGTAGGGGAATGTTGTGCCACCCACCCaacttatatttttgttatttattgaCATacccttatatatataaattaaatttattatatatagtatccaaaaataaatttcttaatactatatatataatttttttttatatatatagatatcatagaatcaaattattataaatacattaattttaattatcatgtcttttgtaaaataactaaatacaaaataaatatcaattaataaataaatttatcaatattttaataaaaaaaatatttatacatgtattatcattttttatgtcaTTGAATATAACCAAATTAgatagatatatataaaatatatttttaagttataaacatTATTGTTGAATATTATAAATTACATTATGTATGtgttaatttctttaataaaataactttaaaatgtctattatatttctaattttattttttagagttttttcttacatttttatgaattttaattaatttttggctcatcgatattttgtatcaaaatatccaccgatattttttcaatatattcataaaatcgaAGTAATGATATATAtgtgattatcgatatttttatcattagaTGTTGCAAGAAGTTAGTGAAGCATGTTGCATGGTGTACAACCTAAGAGAGAGCTTAACACGCACATAGGCTACAGAGAGAACATATAAGAGGTTGTTTAGAAACACTACATTAGGTTAGTGAGGCATGTTACAAGAGGTGTAATACAATATTTCACATTAGATAAGgaaaaagtgtttctaacattatatatgtatgaatttttcttaacattatagacacattttaaagtcatgataATTCATTTGGGTTTAGAgcggataatatttacatagtTAAGGACAAATCATTATAAATAGTATTAGAGTCGATCATTGACCTTAATGTAAAGGTTTGTTTAACCCCATGAGGGGTGTCTATTTGTTTGGTTCTATAATATCATGAGATATAATGAGGACATTACTATATAAGGGGTGATTGTAATATGTCAcattgaacaaagaaaaaagtttttaacattatatatgtattaatttcttttaaacttataaacttgttttaaagttgtgaggagCTTTTTGGGTTAGAGTAGACAAATATCTATATGGTTAGGGGTGAGTTATTACATGTAGACCAAGGGATGACTTGGCACACATGAGCTGTATAGAGATGCACGAGGCAATCTGCTTAATGCAATGAGCTAATTGGATGCATGGTTGATTCAAGTGCATGAGTGGACTGACTTAAGACACAATAATGGACATATTTGAGGCATAACACAAGAGAGACACCTTGACATTGGGCTAAATATAAGGAAGACATGTTGCACCACAAACCAGTAACTTGAAGAGTTGGTACATAGACTAATGCAAATAACAAAAACATTAGGAGTTTCAAATAGATAAGGAATAGGTTGAAGACATTTGAAATCTTAGAGTTGGATTCAAAGTGTTATTGCAATTTGAGTTTGAGTGATAGTTCAAATTCTTATTTGTAAGTGTAGTATGAGTAGGGCTAAGATTGCTTACTCTTAGTCCAAATAGGAGTACTGGTTGGTAACACAACTTATAAATAAGAGTTGGGGTAGGAATAAGATTGTTGGTTCCTAATTAAAATAAGAGTGATTAGTGCCACACCTATAAAAAGAGGGTTGgagtattttctttgagagattATGAGTGGGAGAGTGTCCTTAAAACATAGCGTGAGAGAGAGCATGAACTCAATAAAAAGATTGTATAAGTCTTGTTAAATTATATCTTATATTGTTATTTAAAGAATGAATAAAATTCAAGTAAGGAATTAAGCTCCATAacctcaaattttctttgtgTGTTATTCTTTATACTATCTCTTGCGGGTTAAAGTAGGCTGGCTTAAAGGACTTCTAAGTGCGACGTGAACACAAAAAATTTGTGGGAAAGTTTTAGCCCGTGACAATTACTTATATGAAGAATCTGCTTCAAATATTGGACTGAGAGAAAATGATCACAATTAAAGAATTTGCTACCATCTAGTGCCAAGTGTCACTGCCAAAGCTTCCAAAGTAAAAGCCCAAGGTTTAAATGtcaaggtttgaaatatcggtaaatatgGGTATATCAATACTTGGATTTaatggatatataaaaaatatcggAAAAATATTTGTggatattttgattaaaatatctGTAAGACGAAAactattcaaaattcatgaaaatatttagaaaaactccaaaaaatgataaaataaataaaaatgcatatattaaagttattttgtaagtgtaattgatataagtatgattaaggagaaaaatatcggtaagtaaaaatatattggtattaatatataatttattatttatcttatcaaattaatttttaatttataaaatattaaaacttcattgttattttttatatattttaattttttttaataaatttatatttttaatattttaaaataaaaatttcaaaattagaaggataaatataaaaaatttaaaagtgaagtgatagtaatttttaaaaaataagattaatgagataaattatgatatatttaatattaaaattataatttatttaatttaaatgtattcactaatgtaaaataaataatgatacatatgattttttaatatttatatttttatatttaattatcatataaatgatataaaaagacttataaagaaaattataatgttggtttttatacttttagtaatgaattaaatcaaatttaaaataaaataattataattaatttattctttttattttttaagaacgaAGTTTAACATATTTAGTGTGAACACTTATCTTGGCTCGCGATAAACTTTGAAATATCGCTAATTGGTATCATGTCGACCCTCACCAATTAGCGgtattttgacaaaattttgcGACATTTCAAACCATGGGTTTAATATGAAGTGGAACGAGGTATTTGGCTTTTGGTTAAAGCTAATAATAATAGAGGGCCTTATACGTGGCACCCTCGCAGTAATGGGCTCTCGCCCACAGTAAGCAATTTTGAATGATAAACCACCTCCACATTAAGCTCAAAGGGCAAGAAAAAATGACTTGAAATGTTAAAACTGTATAGAATATTGTAAGTGGGGTACTcaagaaaagattttttaaacTGTGTATTATATTAATGTTGGATGATTAACAATGGGCTGGAAGGATCTAGTAattttgacatccatttgagGTGGCAGGCCAGGGGGCAATGTAAACAATCCCAGCCCATCTCAAGTGGGTTAGAGGCAGAATCTCGCAATGGATGGATTGAAGACCAAATTAAGGTAAGTGAAAAGACATGTATGTTGTATAGTTGAAGCTAGCAATAAAGAGAACGCACATAGCACTTGGTCATACCCTTTATAGCAAGGGAGCAATTTTGAGTTATGAGACCAATCTCAActtaaatatcaaatttgaagAAGCATGATTTGAAATGTCAGAGAAAAGACTAGAATGTAAGTGGGCCAGGAAAAGATTTTGGCAAGTGGATGAGCATAAGGGAACCTAAAAGGCTAAACCCAACCCTTCTGGATATGGGGTTTAAGAAAAACCCCAAACCCACCTTTAGCCTAGTTAGATTAGAAAAACCCACTTTATTATCATAATATCATCCAACTAGGATATCTTATAGTTTTGTGGTACTGAACTGTCGAGCTATATTGTCATGCAAGCCGCACAATCTTGTCTTATCAAAAACCTATGTTGCAACACACTGAGGGGTTtctagctatatatatatatatcttttcaaGAATTTTGTCATAGAGAAAAGCTATTATTCTGCTCTCTCAGCTCCTAGCCCtagataatattaaaaagaaaaaaaattataaacagaAAAAGGGCCTGTACAACTAAGAATCagaaaaataataggaaagCATGGAATAAGATTAATTATACCAGCCATTGAGTACCGAGAATAATTGGGTAAGCAAGCACTTGGAAGAAATACCATTGGCGTCATGAGATGGATATATAGGGAGTTAGTGAGGCGGATAACCTTGGAATATAAACAAATCGAAAATCCCATGCACTAAGGGAGTATCATTCATAAACTGTTCAAAAGGTTATTCAATTGTTAAGCAATTTTCAGAGGAAATAGTTAAAGAAATGGTGGTGATGCAATTGAGAATTTGGGGCTTAGTCTCATTGCATGAAAGGAGCATAACATGCATGGTCCGTGTACACATTTTGAACACGCTTAGTTAATAATTGTTCAAAAGGGAGGTGCCTTACGAATTATTTTATACTGTGGAAGGAATAGAATCAAAAGGTTCTCTTCTCTCGAAGGGTGGGTTTGTAGAAAATGTAAAAACGTGGGTAGCATAGAGGCTAAGTTACAGCAATATGGGAATATAACTTTGATGTGCTTTGTCGATAAATGGTGCATGTTGTGCAGAGATTTTTCAAAAGGAGAGATTTTTACGAATATATGTTCCCTTTGCATCAAAACTGATCTTTCCAATTCCTTAAGCCCATCCACATATTCTCTTTGGGCTGTCAGCACTCAGCAGTCATGTTAGGTTGACCCACATTTGAAGCATTAATGTGAGGATTGAGATGCCATTCCTTTGTCCCAAGGGTTCTTAATTATTTGGGACACCTTATCTTGCTATCTCAAGTCCCTCAACGAATTTGGGCACAAGAAACTCCTCAATTGGAACATCATACACCTCTAAAGAATATATTTGATAGTAGATTATAACTTAAGGAAACGATGGCTTCCTACAACAGGAATATCTTCCAAGGCATGcctcttttttgtttctctcgTTTGCTTCTTGAGGTATATAAATAAGGGACTTGTTGCCATGGCTACCGCACTAGAGAGACGATTggcctctttcttttctttcattacaTGCTCTAATTACTTTCTCTATCAAGACAACCACAAAGGCATCGACCACATCAACTTCAAGATGCCCAAGGGTCGACCTCTTTCATTGCAGGTTCGCTTTCATCCTaagtattttgtttttgatcCATTGAGGTATCTCTTGCTTGGCTTCAGCTTTCAACTGGGTTTTCCATTTTCAACATGCTAATTAAGAAACCTATGGCACCGTGCTCTCTCTGTATTTCGTTTTTTAGGCACCATGCATGAAGTTCTATTTTGTCTTCTTATAGAATTGGAGTATGGAAGTATTCTTCTTAATTATTAACATGTGTTAATATTCATCCAACTATCTGAGGGTTAACCAGATTACTTTGTTAATCCTTTCTAGCTATAAGACGAATTTGtgaatgaaaaccaaatttgtCATGTCCTAATATAAACTTATAAGCCAACACACCCCAGCTTGTGTTGGAGAACAGGGTCATGCATCTGTCAATTGAATATGAGCTGATGAGCTGAGCCGAGCTGATTAAAAGCCAACATACATGATAAACTCTTTTCAGAGGACATAAATGAGAAGTGTTGGTTTGCTTCATCCATATATGTGTGGCAATTAAGCTTCAAAAATCATGTTAATCTCCATGGTTTGAGTTTCTTTACAAGCCTGGAGTAGGGCGTAggtaaaagaacaaaaagaaaggcCTAGCTTCTTGAACAAAAAGAAGAATCCATGGTCAATAATGTCATGAGTCCAAACTAAAAAATTGGCTTTTCTTAATCCCTTTAGTTTCTTATAACCGCCAGGGTAGAAAGGTTTCCAAAAGGAACAGAAGGgaacaaaggaatatatataagaaaaaggGAAACCGTGTATATTTTTGTGGAGACAGCATCTATGACTGTGCACCGTGTTTGCTTTACAGACTGTGGAGCTCAAAGTAAGGATGTGCTGCACCGGCTGCGAGAGAGTCGTTAAAAATGCCATTTTCAAGCTTAGAGGTATATCTATGAAgataataaattcaaatcatGGGTTTAATTAATAAAACTGGTATACAATTTGATTGATATCGATATGTACCATAGCTCACATGTTGGGTTTATGATGGCATGTACGCAGGAGTAGATTCTGTGGAGGTGGATCTGGGGATGGAAAAGGTAACAGTAGTTGGGTATGTGGATAGGAACAAGGTGCTAAAGGCGGTGAGGAGGAGTGGGAAGAGGGCTGAGTTCTGGCCCTACCCGGATCCGCCTTTGTACTTCACATCCTCTAACGATTATTTCAAAGATCTCACCAACGACTACAAAGAGAGTTACAACTATTGGAGGCATGGCTACAATGTAGCCGACAGGCATGGGACCATTCCACCCACTCACCGTGGAGACGACAAGGTCAGCAATATGTTCAATGACGACAACGTTAATGCTTGCTGTCTCATGTAACTCCCCATATATCTGCTTTCATGCttccctttatatatatatatatatatatagatattagcCTAGACCTGTGTGTTTAATTCGGATCCTTCGAGGACGCTGTGTGTCGatcatttcatttcttaaatGCAGTACTGTGCAGTCTATAATCAGTTGAAAAGGTCGGGAAATGTACTCAGTCCAACAGTGTGTATATATACATGGACACTTCGCCTGTAATTGTTGGTTTCGTTTCAAACTTAAAAGGAAGAGCGCCTGCATATATTTGTGGTGCAAATTGGGAATAAATGGTAACAGTATTGCTTTGGTATGATGGGATCAAACCAACATTAATTGCTTTGGTCTAGCTCATGGGTGACAATGGACAAGCTCCTACAAATCAAGGACACCCTTTTGATAATCCCTTCAATTTCAAAGCCGAATtcttaattgaatttatttgaaTATGGTTGTAACAGTGATT
Proteins encoded in this window:
- the LOC117927745 gene encoding uncharacterized protein LOC117927745 translates to MILVAVVAELMEEYTALLARVLEHIFHDAPFPRRIRFLILRSLPFASPSSLHFIRAPAA
- the LOC117928637 gene encoding heavy metal-associated isoprenylated plant protein 30-like, with amino-acid sequence MATALERRLASFFSFITCSNYFLYQDNHKGIDHINFKMPKGRPLSLQTVELKVRMCCTGCERVVKNAIFKLRGVDSVEVDLGMEKVTVVGYVDRNKVLKAVRRSGKRAEFWPYPDPPLYFTSSNDYFKDLTNDYKESYNYWRHGYNVADRHGTIPPTHRGDDKVSNMFNDDNVNACCLM